A genomic segment from Borreliella mayonii encodes:
- a CDS encoding DUF261 domain-containing protein, whose product MLINKIKQDNRTLRPEIQKWGCYFLCLHYYTSLFKKREFSAYEINAAYYRFIGLGYIKSNCFIINPCMILNYYGIRSSVRYESLNYLGAANEFEISEVKIDKVNGYHFIATKNKEILYDSLDLKPRGKIFKVTSKRIFRLK is encoded by the coding sequence ATGCTTATTAATAAAATAAAACAAGATAATAGAACTTTAAGACCGGAGATACAAAAATGGGGTTGTTACTTTTTGTGTCTACATTACTATACAAGTCTATTCAAGAAACGTGAATTTAGTGCGTATGAGATAAATGCAGCGTATTATAGATTTATAGGACTTGGATATATTAAGAGTAATTGTTTTATTATAAATCCATGTATGATACTTAATTATTACGGAATTAGAAGTAGCGTGAGATATGAATCTTTAAATTATTTAGGTGCAGCCAATGAATTTGAAATAAGCGAAGTTAAAATCGATAAGGTTAATGGATATCACTTTATAGCAACAAAAAATAAAGAAATATTATATGATTCACTTGACTTGAAGCCTCGTGGGAAAATATTTAAAGTAACTTCAAAGCGTATATTTAGACTAAAGTAG
- a CDS encoding site-specific integrase translates to MDMNNYFNLNNFNMDFMLKLFQDYQNVVNENKILKNSLKISSKPTKKASKPTPKFYLTPKAIKIIEKCVKTLKKIDPISGWFLHLLAISGCRGAEIQKVKMQDITSLLSKTGEIFYNIKVNIAKKRNVTCIREIIINSEEFQAIQKAHENYFNEKNLDSRRTYLFQKTKHKFKDNQIDIINISRKFKNLLKRSGFRANKSLHLFRNLFISNLKSNGYNSFQIKELMKYYSTSEIDNIYGLSAANKIHAYKCMKNNLKL, encoded by the coding sequence ATGGATATGAATAATTATTTTAATTTAAATAATTTCAACATGGATTTTATGCTCAAACTATTTCAAGATTATCAAAATGTGGTAAATGAAAATAAAATTCTTAAAAATTCACTAAAAATTTCTTCTAAGCCTACTAAAAAAGCTTCAAAACCAACTCCTAAGTTTTATTTGACCCCAAAAGCTATCAAAATAATTGAAAAATGCGTTAAAACATTAAAAAAAATTGACCCTATTTCTGGTTGGTTTCTACATCTACTCGCAATAAGTGGGTGTAGGGGTGCCGAAATTCAAAAAGTAAAAATGCAAGATATTACTTCCTTACTAAGCAAAACTGGAGAAATTTTTTACAATATAAAAGTAAATATCGCTAAAAAAAGAAATGTCACTTGTATTAGAGAAATTATCATTAATTCTGAAGAGTTCCAGGCTATTCAAAAAGCTCACGAAAATTATTTTAACGAAAAAAATCTTGACTCAAGGCGTACTTATCTTTTCCAAAAAACCAAACACAAATTTAAAGATAACCAAATTGATATTATCAATATTTCTAGAAAATTTAAAAATCTTCTCAAAAGATCAGGATTTCGTGCCAATAAATCGCTCCATTTATTTAGAAACTTATTTATTTCAAATTTAAAATCTAATGGCTATAACTCTTTCCAAATTAAAGAACTTATGAAATATTATTCAACTTCCGAAATTGATAATATCTATGGACTCTCTGCTGCTAATAAAATTCACGCTTATAAATGCATGAAAAATAACCTTAAACTTTAA